In Malus sylvestris chromosome 15, drMalSylv7.2, whole genome shotgun sequence, a single genomic region encodes these proteins:
- the LOC126602844 gene encoding leucine-rich repeat receptor-like serine/threonine-protein kinase RGI4 has protein sequence MEEDGEIRSPASGGNRSPASTRQNGRITVTVAVPPAQVPASNRPTTWTSSIRMLKRLQTVALYTSLLSGSIPEEIGNYSELQNLYLYQYSITSPIPKRIGELGKLQESVAVAEQLGWFNPNYQLTGNIPESLSYCQNLQGLDLPYNNLFGSIPRNVFGLQNLTKLLLLSNDLSGFIPPDIGNCTNLYRLRLNHNRLSSTVPLEIGNLKSLNFVDLSNNRLVGEIPPSISGCQNLEYLDLHSNGITGSVPGTLPKSLQFVDISDNRLTGQLPHSIGSLTELTKLNLEKNQLSGSIPAEILSCNKPQPLHMVRTPGTSGLLRQLHDLPKTPSPPSPRSSLPCSWMSLNSANSVILLTRRLQWLPRNWPEGGTFRWGRSTSNDLSGFIPPDIGNCTNLYRLRLNHNRLSSTVPLEIGNLKSLNFVDLSNNRLVGEIPPSISGCQNLEYLDLHSNGITGSVPGTLPKSLQFVDISDNRLTGQLPHSIGSLTELTKLNLEKNQLSGSIPAEILSCNKPQPLHMVRTPGTSGLSFHDGFNTLHNLQGDVVAADVIEFSQQRDTVDGTTTMVTAKLARGRNFSMGSQHQQRQSLNLAPKDSDEGDLIFSQRNTGLSLPLSFHRSTWPPRLRPSLQVPPGSSSPQPHVTPGTSSSVSCLAAANDFNNRRQTTSRS, from the exons ATGGAAGAGGACGGCGAGATCCGATCACCGGCGTCGGGAGGAAATCGATCACCGGCGTCGACGAGGCAGAACGGTCGGATTACGGTGACGGTGGCGGTGCCGCCGGCGCAGGTTCCAGCGTCGAACCGACCCACGACCTGGACCTCATCAATTAGAATGCTCAAAAGACTCCAAACCGTAGCCTTGTACACATCTCTGTTATCCGGTTCAATCCCTGAAGAAATTGGAAACTACAGCGAGCTGCAGAACCTGTACTTGTACCAGTACTCCATCACCAGTCCAATCCCAAAGCGAATTGGAGAGCTCGGAAAACTTCAAGAGTCTGTTGCTGTGGCAGAACAGCTTGGTTGGTTCAATCCCAA TTATCAGCTTACAGGCAACATTCCTGAGAGTCTCTCATACTGTCAGAATCTTCAGGGTCTTGATCTTCCTTACAACAACCTATTTGGTTCAATACCAAGAAATGTTTTCGGATTGCAAAATCTCACCAAGCTGCTGCTGCTTTCCAATGATTTATCTGGCTTTATACCGCCGGATATAGGAAACTGCACGAACCTGTACAGGTTAAGGTTGAATCATAACCGGCTTTCAAGTACTGTTCCATTGGAGATTGGCAACTTGAAGAGCTtaaattttgttgatttgaGCAACAACCGCCTCGTTGGAGAAATCCCTCCATCGATATCAGGATGTCAGAACCTCGAGTATCTTGATCTCCATTCAAATGGGATCACCGGCTCTGTCCCTGGCACTCTGCCTAAAAGCCTGCAGTTTGTTGACATCTCTGACAATAGGCTCACCGGCCAGCTTCCTCACAGCATTGGATCATTAACCGAATTGACAAAACTCAATCTCGAGAAGAATCAGCTCTCTGGAAGCATCCCTGCTGAGATCCTTTCTTGCAATAAGCCCCAACCGCTACACATGGTGCGCACACCCGGAACAAGTGGACTTCTACGCCAGTTGCATGACCTCCCCAAGACACCATCTCCTCCATCGCCGAGGTCGTCCCTACCTTGCTCCTGG ATGTCATTGAATTCAGCCAACAGCGTGATACTATTGACGAGACGACTACAATGGTTACCGCGAAACTGGCCAGAGGGAGGAACTTTTCGATGGGGTCGCAGCACCAGCAATGATTTATCTGGCTTTATACCGCCGGATATAGGAAACTGCACGAACCTGTACAGGTTAAGGTTGAATCATAACCGACTTTCAAGTACTGTTCCATTGGAGATTGGCAACTTGAAGAGCTtaaattttgttgatttgaGCAACAACCGCCTCGTTGGAGAAATCCCTCCATCGATATCAGGATGTCAGAACCTCGAGTATCTTGATCTCCATTCAAATGGGATCACCGGCTCTGTCCCTGGCACTCTGCCTAAAAGCCTGCAGTTTGTTGACATCTCTGACAATAGGCTCACCGGCCAGCTTCCTCACAGCATTGGATCATTAACCGAATTGACAAAACTCAATCTCGAGAAGAATCAGCTCTCTGGAAGCATCCCTGCTGAGATCCTTTCTTGCAATAAGCCCCAACCGCTACACATGGTGCGCACACCCGGAACAA GTGGTCTCTCATTCCACGACGGATTCAACACACTCCACAACCTGCAAGGTGATGTTGTTGCTGCAGATGTCATTGAATTCAGCCAACAACGTGATACTGTTGACGGGACGACTACAATGGTTACCGCGAAACTGGCCAGAGGGAGGAACTTTTCGATGGGGTCGCAGCACCAGCAACGTCAGAGCTTGAACTTGGCGCCGAAGGACTCCGATGAAGGCGACCTGATCTTTTCTCAAAGAAACACCggactctctctccctctctccttccacCGCAGCACCTGGCCCCCTCGACTTCGTCCTTCCCTGCAAGTTCCTCCAGGCTCCTCATCTCCACAGCCACATGTCACTCCAGGAACCTCCTCCTCCGTCTCTTGCCTCGCAGCTGCCAATGACTTCAacaaccgccgtcaaacgactagccggtcgtgA